A portion of the Pan troglodytes isolate AG18354 chromosome 10, NHGRI_mPanTro3-v2.0_pri, whole genome shotgun sequence genome contains these proteins:
- the GTF2H3 gene encoding general transcription factor IIH subunit 3 isoform X3, giving the protein MNKEIKDNQEMKSRILVIKAAEDSALQYMNFMNVIFAAQKQNILIDACVLDSDSGLLQQACDITGGLYLKVPQMPSLLQYLLWVFLPDQDQRSQLILPPPVHVDYRAACFCHRNLIEIGYVCSVCLSIFCNFSPICTTCETAFKISLPPVLKAKKKKLKVSA; this is encoded by the exons ATGAACAAGGAAATTAAAG ataATCAGGAAATGAAATCAAGGATATTG GTGATTAAGGCTGCAGAAGACAGTGCGTTGCAGTATATGAACTTCATGAATGTCATCTTTGCAGCACAGAAACAG aatattttgattGATGCCTGTGTTTTAGACTCCGACTCAGGGCTCCTCCAACAG GCTTGTGACATCACGGGAGGACTGTACCTGAAGGTGCCTCAGATGCCCTCTCTTCTGCAGTATTTGCTG tgGGTGTTTCTTCCCGATCAAGATCAGAGATCTCAGTTAATCCTCCCACCCCCAGTTCATGTTGACTATAGGGCTGCTTGCTTCTGTCATCGAAATCTCATTGAAATTGGTTATGTCTGTTCTGTGTGTTTGTCAA tatTCTGCAATTTCAGCCCCATTTGTACTACGTGCGA GACAGCCTTTAAAATTTCTCTGCCTCCAGTGCTGAAagccaagaaaaagaaactgaaagtgTCTGCCTGA
- the GTF2H3 gene encoding general transcription factor IIH subunit 3 isoform X4, whose protein sequence is MVLGNSHLFMNRSNKLAVIASHIQESRFLYPGKNGRLGDFFGDAGNLPEFNPSGSKDGKYELLTSANEVIVEEIKDLMTKSDIKGQHTETLLAGSLAKALCYIHRMNKEIKDNQEMKSRILVIKAAEDSALQYMNFMNVIFAAQKQNILIDACVLDSDSGLLQQACDITGGLYLKVPQMPSLLQYLLWVFLPDQDQRSQLILPPPVHVDYRAACFCHRNLIEIGYVCSVCLSIFCNFSPICTTCETAFKISLPPVLKAKKKKLKVSA, encoded by the exons ATGGTGCTGGGAAATTCGCATTTATTCATGAATCGTTCCAACAAACTTGCTGTGATAGCAAGTCACATTCAAGAAAG CCGATTCTTATATCCTGGAAAGAATGGCAGACTTGGAGACTTCTTCGGAGACGCTGGCAACCTTCCTGAATTTAATCCCTCTGGGAGTAAAGATGGAAAATACGAACTTTTAACCTCAGCAAATGAAGTTATTGTTGAAGAGATTAAAGATCTAATGACCAAAA gTGACATAAAGGGTCAACATACAGAAACTTTGCTGGCAGGATCCCTGGCCAAAGCCCTTTGCT acattcataGAATGAACAAGGAAATTAAAG ataATCAGGAAATGAAATCAAGGATATTG GTGATTAAGGCTGCAGAAGACAGTGCGTTGCAGTATATGAACTTCATGAATGTCATCTTTGCAGCACAGAAACAG aatattttgattGATGCCTGTGTTTTAGACTCCGACTCAGGGCTCCTCCAACAG GCTTGTGACATCACGGGAGGACTGTACCTGAAGGTGCCTCAGATGCCCTCTCTTCTGCAGTATTTGCTG tgGGTGTTTCTTCCCGATCAAGATCAGAGATCTCAGTTAATCCTCCCACCCCCAGTTCATGTTGACTATAGGGCTGCTTGCTTCTGTCATCGAAATCTCATTGAAATTGGTTATGTCTGTTCTGTGTGTTTGTCAA tatTCTGCAATTTCAGCCCCATTTGTACTACGTGCGA GACAGCCTTTAAAATTTCTCTGCCTCCAGTGCTGAAagccaagaaaaagaaactgaaagtgTCTGCCTGA
- the GTF2H3 gene encoding general transcription factor IIH subunit 3 isoform X1 — MVSDEDELNLLVIVVDANPIWWGKQALKESQFTLSKCIDAVMVLGNSHLFMNRSNKLAVIASHIQESRFLYPGKNGRLGDFFGDAGNLPEFNPSGSKDGKYELLTSANEVIVEEIKDLMTKSDIKGQHTETLLAGSLAKALCYIHRMNKEIKDNQEMKSRILVIKAAEDSALQYMNFMNVIFAAQKQNILIDACVLDSDSGLLQQACDITGGLYLKVPQMPSLLQYLLWVFLPDQDQRSQLILPPPVHVDYRAACFCHRNLIEIGYVCSVCLSIFCNFSPICTTCETAFKISLPPVLKAKKKKLKVSA, encoded by the exons ttCACTTTATCCAAATGCATAGATGCCGTGATGGTGCTGGGAAATTCGCATTTATTCATGAATCGTTCCAACAAACTTGCTGTGATAGCAAGTCACATTCAAGAAAG CCGATTCTTATATCCTGGAAAGAATGGCAGACTTGGAGACTTCTTCGGAGACGCTGGCAACCTTCCTGAATTTAATCCCTCTGGGAGTAAAGATGGAAAATACGAACTTTTAACCTCAGCAAATGAAGTTATTGTTGAAGAGATTAAAGATCTAATGACCAAAA gTGACATAAAGGGTCAACATACAGAAACTTTGCTGGCAGGATCCCTGGCCAAAGCCCTTTGCT acattcataGAATGAACAAGGAAATTAAAG ataATCAGGAAATGAAATCAAGGATATTG GTGATTAAGGCTGCAGAAGACAGTGCGTTGCAGTATATGAACTTCATGAATGTCATCTTTGCAGCACAGAAACAG aatattttgattGATGCCTGTGTTTTAGACTCCGACTCAGGGCTCCTCCAACAG GCTTGTGACATCACGGGAGGACTGTACCTGAAGGTGCCTCAGATGCCCTCTCTTCTGCAGTATTTGCTG tgGGTGTTTCTTCCCGATCAAGATCAGAGATCTCAGTTAATCCTCCCACCCCCAGTTCATGTTGACTATAGGGCTGCTTGCTTCTGTCATCGAAATCTCATTGAAATTGGTTATGTCTGTTCTGTGTGTTTGTCAA tatTCTGCAATTTCAGCCCCATTTGTACTACGTGCGA GACAGCCTTTAAAATTTCTCTGCCTCCAGTGCTGAAagccaagaaaaagaaactgaaagtgTCTGCCTGA